In Schlegelella aquatica, one DNA window encodes the following:
- the paaZ gene encoding phenylacetic acid degradation bifunctional protein PaaZ, whose protein sequence is MNPPVLQSYIAGRWLGQTSAQVLRSAVNGKPVAATHAEPIDFGEAVHHARGAAPALLQLDFQQRAARLKALASYLMERKETLYAWSAHTGATRNDSWIDIEGGIGTLFAYASLGTNELPSGNLLHEGPVVPLGKQGHFAGTHILVPRAGVAVHINAFNFPVWGLLEKFAPTFLAGMPCIAKPATATSYLTEALVRLIDESRLLPEGSLQLVIGGTGDLLDRLEGNDVVTFTGSADTAAKLRTHPNIVRQSISFNAEADSLNCAILAPDVTPDDEEFDLYVKEVVREMTVKAGQKCTAIRRALVPRRHLDAVADRLRARLAKVVVGDPSREDVRMGALASHAQQRDVAERVAQLREGAELVWGDPSGFTPVGEGATEGAFFAPTLLLSRDPHRHDAVHDVEAFGPVSTLLPYDDLDEALALAARGRGSLVGTLVTRDPQVAAQAIPVAAAWHGRLLVLDREAAAESTGHGSPLPHLKHGGPGRAGGGEELGGLRAVKHYLQRAAVQGSPTMLTAVTGEYVRGAQRHESEVHPFRRYFEDLRVGDSLLTHRRTVSEADIVAFGGLSGDYFYMHFDEIAAKESPFGKRIAHGYFVLSAAAGLFVSPAPGPVLANYGLDTLRFVKPVGIGDTIQARLTCKRKIDRHKKDAKGVGQGVVAWDVEVTNQHGELVASYDILTLVAKRG, encoded by the coding sequence ATGAACCCTCCCGTCCTGCAGAGCTACATCGCCGGGCGCTGGCTCGGCCAGACGTCCGCCCAGGTGCTGCGCAGCGCCGTCAACGGCAAACCGGTGGCGGCCACGCATGCCGAGCCGATCGACTTCGGCGAGGCCGTGCATCACGCGCGCGGCGCGGCGCCCGCGCTCCTGCAACTGGACTTCCAGCAGCGCGCCGCCCGCCTCAAGGCGCTGGCCAGCTACCTGATGGAGCGCAAGGAAACGCTCTACGCCTGGTCCGCACACACCGGCGCCACGCGCAACGACAGCTGGATCGACATCGAAGGCGGCATCGGCACGCTGTTCGCCTACGCGAGCCTGGGCACCAACGAGCTGCCCTCCGGCAACCTCCTGCATGAAGGGCCGGTCGTGCCGCTCGGCAAGCAGGGGCACTTCGCCGGCACGCACATCCTCGTGCCGCGCGCGGGCGTCGCGGTGCACATCAACGCCTTCAACTTCCCCGTCTGGGGCCTGCTCGAGAAGTTCGCGCCGACCTTCCTGGCCGGCATGCCGTGCATCGCCAAGCCGGCCACCGCGACCAGCTACCTCACCGAAGCGCTGGTGCGGCTCATCGACGAGAGCCGCCTGCTGCCCGAAGGCAGCCTGCAACTGGTGATCGGCGGCACCGGCGACCTGCTCGACCGCCTGGAAGGCAACGACGTCGTCACCTTCACCGGCTCGGCCGACACCGCCGCCAAGCTGCGCACCCATCCCAACATCGTGCGGCAGTCCATTTCCTTCAACGCCGAGGCCGATTCGCTCAACTGCGCCATCCTCGCGCCGGACGTCACGCCCGACGACGAGGAGTTCGACCTCTACGTCAAGGAAGTCGTGCGCGAGATGACCGTCAAGGCCGGCCAGAAGTGCACCGCGATCCGCCGGGCGCTGGTGCCTCGCCGGCACCTCGACGCGGTGGCCGACCGCCTGCGCGCACGGTTGGCGAAGGTGGTCGTCGGCGATCCCTCGCGCGAGGACGTGCGCATGGGCGCACTCGCATCGCACGCGCAGCAGCGCGACGTGGCCGAGCGCGTGGCTCAGCTGCGCGAAGGCGCCGAGCTGGTGTGGGGCGATCCCTCGGGCTTCACGCCCGTCGGCGAAGGCGCCACCGAGGGGGCCTTCTTCGCGCCCACGCTGCTGCTCAGCCGCGACCCGCACCGGCACGACGCCGTGCACGACGTCGAAGCCTTCGGCCCCGTCAGCACCTTGCTGCCCTATGACGACCTCGACGAGGCGCTCGCACTGGCCGCGCGCGGCCGCGGCAGCCTCGTCGGCACTCTGGTCACGCGCGACCCGCAAGTCGCCGCCCAGGCCATCCCGGTGGCGGCGGCTTGGCACGGCCGGCTGCTCGTGCTCGACCGCGAGGCGGCCGCCGAATCCACCGGCCACGGCTCGCCCCTGCCGCACCTCAAGCACGGCGGCCCGGGCCGCGCCGGCGGCGGCGAGGAGCTGGGCGGCCTGCGCGCCGTCAAGCATTACCTGCAACGCGCCGCCGTGCAGGGCTCGCCCACCATGCTCACCGCCGTCACCGGCGAGTACGTGCGCGGCGCACAGCGCCACGAGTCCGAGGTGCATCCCTTCCGCCGCTACTTCGAGGACCTGCGCGTCGGCGACTCGCTGCTCACGCACCGCCGCACGGTCAGCGAGGCCGACATCGTCGCCTTCGGCGGTCTGTCGGGCGACTACTTCTACATGCACTTCGATGAGATCGCGGCCAAGGAGTCGCCCTTCGGCAAGCGCATCGCGCACGGCTACTTCGTGCTGTCGGCCGCCGCGGGCCTGTTCGTCTCGCCCGCGCCTGGCCCGGTGCTCGCCAACTACGGCCTCGACACGCTGCGCTTCGTCAAACCCGTAGGCATCGGCGACACGATCCAAGCGCGCCTGACCTGCAAGCGCAAGATCGACCGCCACAAGAAGGACGCCAAGGGCGTCGGCCAGGGCGTCGTCGCCTGGGACGTGGAAGTGACCAACCAGCACGGCGAGCTCGTCGCCAGCTACGACATCCTCACGCTCGTGGCCAAACGCGGCTGA
- the tssA gene encoding type VI secretion system protein TssA has translation MADLLHPITDTRPCGEDLSFSAEFDAIQELRREDDPTLDQGEWITALKTADWPAVVSQCERLLVEHTKDLRLLAWRTEALARTRGYTGLAQGLADTVQVCERYWDDLHPLPDGDDVEQRAGTLRWLLAQVQKLAPRLAVTAAPAGRYSLLDFEEARQWQQQIERQPELAASAPEGKPTLAQVTRARNETPPPVWHEHLAALARARSHLDALQAWVDPRLGDDAPTFVHARQALDDAHHAVQRLAQDAGALVAGASAPGARMTPPPSAPGSADGRAPSHAAPGAFALGGPTACAATGPSPAAASHLGTSHPASSPMGPVEPQTRAQALQQLRLVADFFRRTEPHSPVAFLADKAARWGDMPLDAWLREVIKDAGSLAHLEELLGLPKAAE, from the coding sequence ATGGCCGACCTGCTCCACCCCATCACCGACACCCGACCGTGCGGCGAAGACCTGTCGTTCTCCGCCGAGTTCGACGCGATTCAGGAACTGCGCCGCGAGGACGATCCCACACTGGACCAGGGCGAGTGGATCACCGCCCTCAAGACGGCCGACTGGCCCGCGGTGGTGAGCCAGTGCGAGCGGCTCCTCGTCGAGCACACCAAGGACTTGCGCCTGCTCGCCTGGCGCACCGAGGCGCTGGCCCGCACGCGCGGCTACACCGGGCTGGCGCAAGGGCTGGCCGACACCGTGCAGGTGTGCGAACGCTACTGGGACGACCTGCACCCCCTGCCCGACGGCGACGACGTCGAGCAACGCGCAGGCACGCTGCGCTGGCTGCTGGCCCAGGTGCAAAAGCTCGCGCCGCGCCTGGCCGTCACCGCCGCCCCGGCGGGCCGCTACAGCCTGCTCGACTTCGAGGAAGCGCGCCAATGGCAACAGCAGATCGAGCGGCAGCCCGAGCTTGCCGCTTCCGCGCCCGAAGGCAAACCCACGCTCGCGCAAGTCACCCGCGCCCGCAATGAGACGCCGCCCCCCGTGTGGCACGAACACCTGGCGGCCCTGGCCCGTGCCCGCTCGCACTTGGACGCGCTGCAAGCCTGGGTGGACCCGCGCTTGGGCGACGATGCCCCGACCTTCGTCCACGCGCGCCAAGCGCTCGACGACGCCCATCACGCCGTGCAACGTCTGGCGCAAGATGCGGGCGCCCTGGTCGCCGGCGCGTCGGCCCCCGGTGCCCGTATGACGCCGCCCCCTTCAGCCCCCGGCAGCGCGGACGGCCGCGCCCCGTCGCACGCCGCCCCCGGTGCGTTCGCGCTCGGCGGGCCGACGGCCTGCGCCGCCACCGGCCCCTCGCCCGCCGCCGCCTCGCACCTCGGCACCTCGCACCCCGCCTCGTCGCCCATGGGCCCCGTCGAACCCCAGACCCGAGCCCAAGCCCTCCAGCAGCTGCGCCTGGTCGCCGACTTCTTCCGCCGCACCGAACCCCACAGCCCCGTCGCCTTCCTGGCCGACAAAGCCGCCCGCTGGGGCGACATGCCCCTGGACGCCTGGCTGCGCGAAGTCATCAAAGACGCCGGCAGCCTGGCCCATCTCGAAGAACTGCTGGGGCTGCCCAAAGCGGCCGAGTAG
- a CDS encoding ABC transporter ATP-binding protein yields MSDAPSLLQLRGFSVSYGPVEAVHEVDLDVREGEIVTVIGPNGAGKTTLLNAIMGLLPSRGQVQVAGEPVARPTVERMVARSVALVPEKRELFGEMSVEDNLLLGGFSRWRRGDRTQRERMQEVYAIFPRLAERRAQMAATLSGGERQMLAIGRALMAKPRLLMLDEPSLGLAPLIVREVLLTVSRLREVGVSVLLVEQNARAALQIADRAYVLEMGAVALSGAAEALLHDRRIIDTYLGLGGARQEAAPTPVPSSSSIAP; encoded by the coding sequence ATGAGTGATGCCCCTTCCCTGCTGCAATTGCGCGGCTTCAGCGTCTCCTACGGCCCGGTGGAGGCGGTGCACGAGGTCGACCTGGACGTGCGCGAGGGCGAGATCGTCACCGTGATCGGCCCCAACGGCGCGGGCAAGACCACGCTGCTCAATGCCATCATGGGCCTGTTGCCCTCGCGCGGGCAGGTGCAAGTGGCCGGCGAGCCGGTCGCGCGGCCCACCGTCGAGCGCATGGTCGCGCGCTCGGTGGCGCTGGTGCCCGAAAAGCGCGAGCTCTTCGGCGAGATGTCGGTCGAAGACAACCTGCTGCTGGGCGGCTTCTCGCGCTGGCGGCGCGGCGACCGCACGCAGCGCGAGCGCATGCAGGAGGTCTACGCCATCTTCCCGCGCCTGGCGGAGCGGCGCGCCCAGATGGCGGCGACGCTGTCGGGCGGCGAGCGCCAGATGCTGGCCATCGGCCGCGCGCTCATGGCCAAGCCCCGCCTGCTCATGCTCGACGAGCCCTCGTTGGGCCTGGCCCCGCTCATCGTGCGCGAAGTGCTGCTCACCGTCTCGCGCCTGCGTGAGGTCGGCGTGTCGGTGCTGCTGGTCGAGCAGAACGCCCGCGCGGCGCTGCAGATCGCCGATCGGGCCTACGTGCTCGAGATGGGCGCCGTCGCATTGAGCGGCGCGGCCGAAGCCCTGCTGCACGACCGCCGCATCATCGACACCTACCTCGGCCTCGGCGGCGCCCGTCAGGAAGCCGCGCCGACGCCCGTTCCATCCTCCTCTTCGATCGCACCATGA
- the tssH gene encoding type VI secretion system ATPase TssH has product MTTTLKTLISKLNTTTRKAAERAANLCLARGHYEVDLEHLFLALLEEPGSDLETLCRQFDVPVTGLQRDLEQELARLQTGNTRTPVFSPHLPKLLEHAWLIASLDVQTPRIRSAHLLLALLTEPNLSSLALRGSPLFAKFPVDELKHRWGELTATSQEAREGSPVSARPPVGGGGESAVLSGRTPALDLYTTHLTQRAKEGHLDPVIGRDAEIRQVIDILMRRRQNNPILTGEAGVGKTAVVEGLALRIAKGDVPPPLQGVALHVLDMGLLQAGASVKGEFESRLRQVIDEVKKSPHPIILFIDEAHTLIGAGGQAGQNDAANLLKPALARGELRTIAATTWSEYKKYFEKDAALARRFQVVKVEEPSEPVAAAMLRAMVPLMERHFGVRVLDEAITEAVRLSARYISGRQLPDKAVSVLDTACARVALGQQTKPARIEEAEREIERLDVEIRALEREAATGRPHLDRLAELNAARQARRAELEDLRVRFDQERVLVAEVQALRAELEAAGELPVARPSPAARGRKAPAALALTPRQQALKGKLDELAALQRDTPMLPLQVDASAVAQIVSAWTGIPLGKMVKDEIDTVRELKSLLEQRVIGQPHALEAIAQRVRTSRAQLEDPNKPKGVFLFVGPSGVGKTETALALADILYGGERNLITINMSEYQEAHSVSGLKGSPPGYVGYGEGGVLTEAVRRKPYSVVLLDEVEKAHPDVLELFFQVFDKGFMDDAEGREIDFRNTIIILTSNVGSSAIMQACLNKAADERPDPQALVEAIRPQLYKAFKPAFLGRMKTIAYYPLPDEVLGSIIRLKLERIAARVRDHHRAEFLYDDSLVEAVLARCTEVDAGARNVDHILNGTLLPELADTVLGRMAEGEPIAQIKVTAGRDGRFKYKVS; this is encoded by the coding sequence ATGACGACGACTCTCAAGACCCTGATCTCCAAGCTCAACACGACGACGCGCAAGGCCGCGGAGCGGGCGGCCAACCTCTGTCTGGCGCGCGGGCACTACGAAGTGGATCTGGAGCACCTGTTCCTGGCGCTGCTCGAAGAGCCGGGCAGCGACCTCGAGACGCTGTGCCGGCAGTTCGACGTGCCGGTGACGGGCTTGCAGCGCGACCTGGAGCAGGAGCTGGCCCGGCTGCAGACGGGCAACACACGCACGCCGGTGTTCTCGCCGCACCTGCCCAAGCTGCTCGAGCACGCCTGGCTCATCGCGTCGCTGGACGTCCAGACGCCACGCATCCGCAGTGCCCATCTGCTGCTGGCGCTGCTGACCGAGCCCAACCTGTCGTCGCTCGCGCTGCGCGGCTCGCCGCTGTTCGCGAAGTTCCCGGTCGATGAGTTGAAGCACCGCTGGGGCGAGCTGACCGCGACTTCTCAAGAGGCGCGGGAGGGCTCGCCCGTGAGCGCTCGACCGCCGGTTGGCGGGGGGGGCGAGTCGGCCGTGTTGTCCGGTCGCACGCCGGCGCTCGACCTGTACACGACCCATCTCACACAGCGCGCGAAGGAGGGCCATCTCGACCCGGTGATCGGGCGCGATGCCGAGATCCGGCAGGTGATCGACATCCTGATGCGCCGCCGTCAGAACAACCCGATCCTGACCGGAGAGGCCGGCGTGGGCAAGACGGCCGTCGTCGAAGGTTTGGCCTTGCGCATCGCGAAGGGCGACGTGCCGCCTCCCTTGCAAGGCGTGGCACTGCACGTGCTCGACATGGGGCTCCTGCAGGCCGGGGCGTCGGTCAAGGGCGAGTTCGAAAGCCGACTGCGGCAGGTGATCGACGAGGTCAAGAAGAGCCCGCATCCCATCATCCTGTTCATCGACGAGGCGCACACCCTCATCGGCGCCGGCGGCCAGGCGGGACAGAACGATGCGGCCAATCTGCTCAAGCCGGCATTGGCGCGCGGCGAACTGCGCACGATCGCCGCCACCACCTGGAGCGAGTACAAGAAGTACTTCGAGAAGGACGCGGCCCTCGCACGACGCTTTCAGGTGGTGAAGGTGGAGGAGCCGAGCGAGCCCGTGGCGGCCGCGATGCTGCGCGCCATGGTGCCGCTCATGGAGCGGCACTTCGGGGTGCGCGTGCTGGACGAGGCGATCACCGAGGCGGTGCGCCTGTCGGCGCGCTACATCAGTGGGCGCCAGCTGCCGGACAAGGCGGTGAGCGTGCTGGACACCGCGTGCGCCCGGGTGGCTTTGGGGCAGCAGACCAAGCCGGCCCGCATCGAGGAGGCCGAGCGTGAGATCGAACGCTTGGACGTCGAGATCCGCGCGTTGGAGCGCGAGGCGGCGACCGGGCGACCCCATCTCGACCGGCTGGCCGAGTTGAACGCGGCGCGGCAGGCGCGCCGGGCGGAGCTGGAAGACCTGCGCGTGCGCTTCGACCAGGAGCGCGTGCTGGTTGCCGAGGTGCAGGCCCTGCGGGCCGAGCTGGAGGCGGCCGGCGAGCTGCCGGTGGCCCGGCCGTCACCCGCCGCGCGGGGACGCAAGGCGCCTGCCGCGCTGGCACTCACCCCGCGTCAGCAAGCGCTCAAGGGCAAGCTCGACGAGCTGGCGGCACTGCAGCGCGACACGCCGATGTTGCCGTTGCAGGTCGACGCGTCTGCCGTGGCGCAGATCGTGTCGGCCTGGACAGGCATTCCGCTCGGCAAGATGGTCAAGGACGAGATCGACACCGTGCGAGAGCTGAAGTCCCTGCTCGAGCAGCGCGTGATCGGCCAGCCGCATGCACTGGAGGCGATTGCGCAACGGGTGCGAACCTCGCGCGCCCAACTGGAGGACCCGAACAAGCCCAAGGGCGTGTTCCTGTTCGTCGGGCCCTCGGGCGTGGGCAAGACGGAGACGGCGCTGGCGCTGGCCGACATCCTCTACGGCGGCGAGCGCAACCTCATCACGATCAACATGAGCGAGTACCAGGAGGCGCACAGCGTCTCGGGGCTGAAGGGGTCGCCCCCCGGCTATGTCGGTTATGGCGAGGGCGGCGTGCTGACGGAAGCAGTGCGGCGCAAGCCCTATTCCGTGGTGCTGCTCGACGAGGTCGAGAAAGCCCACCCGGATGTGCTGGAGCTCTTCTTCCAGGTCTTCGACAAAGGCTTCATGGACGACGCCGAGGGCCGCGAGATCGATTTTCGCAACACGATCATCATCCTCACCTCGAACGTCGGTTCCTCGGCCATCATGCAGGCGTGCCTCAACAAGGCCGCCGACGAGCGGCCCGATCCGCAGGCGCTGGTCGAGGCCATCCGGCCGCAGCTCTACAAGGCCTTCAAGCCGGCCTTCCTGGGCCGCATGAAGACGATCGCCTACTACCCGCTGCCCGACGAGGTGCTGGGCTCGATCATCCGTCTCAAGCTCGAGCGCATCGCCGCGCGGGTGCGCGATCACCACCGTGCCGAGTTCCTGTACGACGACAGCCTGGTCGAGGCCGTGCTCGCGCGGTGCACCGAGGTGGACGCCGGCGCGCGCAACGTCGACCACATCCTGAACGGCACCCTGCTGCCCGAACTGGCCGACACCGTGCTCGGGCGCATGGCCGAGGGCGAGCCCATCGCGCAGATCAAGGTCACAGCGGGCAGGGACGGCCGCTTCAAGTACAAGGTGAGCTGA
- a CDS encoding DUF6708 domain-containing protein, with amino-acid sequence MLSTWLFWVYFAMSFLTVTDPVVRLDHKRQKVWMWIGKGPIEMDWAKLVPRVESSVATAYATVKLYRGQYAELGPDGEPLKTRGIPHVFQCGQVSAAEEGVRPSMEYVRLYMEAGPQAVQPPQKLLTHRVRWYAMVNLAGMADDWVRWRENRDKPCVAPAPWIRTVAFVLLFPILFPMQFTNWLALALAPRPKWPRELEALHAADLSLAQQAPPGTGGVTTVRSQGAEGARRKPVIRVNGEIVRRDGS; translated from the coding sequence GTGCTCTCTACCTGGCTCTTTTGGGTCTACTTCGCGATGAGCTTCCTCACCGTCACCGACCCGGTGGTGCGCTTGGACCACAAGCGGCAGAAGGTGTGGATGTGGATCGGCAAGGGTCCGATCGAGATGGACTGGGCGAAGCTGGTGCCGAGGGTGGAATCCAGCGTGGCGACGGCGTATGCGACGGTGAAGCTGTACCGCGGCCAATACGCCGAGCTCGGTCCCGACGGTGAACCCCTGAAGACCCGCGGCATCCCGCATGTGTTCCAGTGCGGCCAGGTCTCTGCAGCGGAGGAGGGCGTGCGCCCCAGTATGGAGTATGTGCGGCTGTACATGGAAGCAGGCCCGCAGGCGGTGCAGCCGCCGCAGAAGCTGCTGACCCACCGCGTGCGCTGGTACGCGATGGTGAATCTGGCTGGGATGGCCGATGACTGGGTGCGCTGGCGCGAGAACCGCGACAAGCCCTGTGTGGCGCCCGCGCCGTGGATCCGCACCGTGGCTTTCGTGCTGTTGTTCCCGATCCTGTTTCCGATGCAGTTCACGAACTGGCTGGCGCTGGCGCTGGCGCCGCGGCCCAAGTGGCCGAGGGAGCTGGAAGCCTTGCACGCAGCAGATCTGTCGCTGGCGCAGCAAGCCCCGCCCGGGACTGGCGGCGTCACGACGGTCCGCTCGCAAGGGGCTGAGGGGGCGCGACGCAAACCGGTGATCCGTGTCAACGGCGAAATCGTGCGGCGCGACGGATCGTGA
- a CDS encoding type VI secretion system Vgr family protein, whose translation MNGLTRLLAALSGSARPTQHERLLRLHTPFGPDVLLAERAEVVEGIGPGLEGSEAAGFRIRLTALSVRADLALDALVGQPVLLELLTAASRVHLRPWHGHVTAFSLLGSDGGLARYELTVEPWLAFLRWRQDSRVFQDMTVMEIVEAVFQRYAGQGRLAPAWRWALASAEAYPRRSLCIQYQESDLDFVCRLLAEEGLFCWFEHASAAVDASLGTHTLVIADHNGAFTPAATPRLRYAQSGSAAFKEDGLQQWRARREAAVHEVSLASFDYRSVDHRPVAAAAAPVGDVPLVIADVPGLYAYEDRAQGERLAARWLETLQAEALRWCGAGTVRDLAPGRHFEVLGHPVRQPGAFVALEVTHRARNNLAADVAAQIEQRLGEPPEGLRVPGRMANDDEEPVYGCEVTAQPMSLPVRAAASRRGLHPRPTVWGGQTAIVVGDGPVHTDRDHRIKIQFHWQRGSRGSHQLACEDGCNAPAGDASFTWVRVAEPLAGANWGTVFTPRVGQEVVVSFLDGDIDRPVVTGVVYNGRGAADAQGNEVLGGAVGTHGSAPAWFPGAAGPHSGPEASPAGEGEPLAQGHRHAAVLTGYKSQELSSSAQGNGGYNQMVFDATPGAERIELSSTTAATRLQLGHLLHQEDNQRLQPRGHGLDLSTRACGALRAGAGLLLSAHGRPPSSAHAQQMDAREPRQVLARARQLTGTLTSTAQQHQARLDGEAPAERLPVVDAQDALQRSLAHHVDCGAPGAPESPDPQAIEGGRGRHAAFARPDLVVSAPGGVACFTPATMWTSAGRTIGLMAGQDVVFSTQRHHTSAVRAGIVWFTAGRAREPAKPNQETGIALHAAQGSVSVQAQSAASHWHAQGRIDIASTHEAVHAAAPDHVLLAAGGSALRIDSAGITLTTPGPAQFKAAVKELAGAGSASVQGMELESAALTMPKRELEVLLVDAEGNVPSSEPISLVDSAGVQHQATVAGAAAKIAGFKPGLSVSRQSKRR comes from the coding sequence ATGAACGGGCTGACCCGCCTGCTGGCGGCGCTCAGCGGAAGCGCCCGCCCCACGCAGCATGAGCGCCTGCTGCGGCTGCACACCCCCTTCGGGCCCGACGTTTTGCTGGCCGAGCGGGCCGAAGTCGTCGAGGGCATTGGGCCTGGGTTGGAAGGCAGCGAGGCCGCCGGCTTCCGCATCCGCCTGACGGCGCTGTCGGTGCGGGCCGACCTGGCGCTCGACGCACTCGTGGGCCAGCCGGTGTTGCTGGAGCTCCTCACCGCGGCCAGCCGCGTGCACCTGCGGCCCTGGCACGGGCACGTCACGGCCTTCTCGCTGCTGGGCAGCGACGGCGGCCTGGCCCGCTACGAACTGACCGTCGAGCCGTGGCTGGCCTTCCTGCGGTGGCGGCAGGACAGCCGGGTGTTCCAGGACATGACGGTGATGGAGATCGTCGAAGCCGTCTTTCAGCGCTATGCGGGGCAGGGGCGCTTGGCCCCCGCCTGGCGCTGGGCCTTGGCGAGTGCCGAGGCCTACCCGCGCCGCTCGCTGTGCATCCAGTACCAGGAGAGCGACCTCGACTTCGTCTGTCGGCTGCTGGCCGAGGAGGGGTTGTTCTGCTGGTTCGAGCACGCCTCAGCCGCGGTGGACGCATCGCTCGGCACGCACACGCTCGTCATTGCCGATCACAACGGCGCGTTCACCCCCGCTGCGACGCCGCGCCTGCGCTACGCCCAGTCCGGCAGCGCGGCCTTCAAGGAGGACGGCCTACAGCAATGGCGCGCGCGGCGAGAAGCCGCCGTGCACGAGGTCTCGCTTGCCAGCTTCGACTATCGCAGCGTCGATCATCGCCCGGTGGCGGCCGCTGCTGCACCCGTGGGCGATGTGCCCCTGGTCATTGCCGACGTGCCGGGCCTGTATGCCTACGAGGACCGCGCCCAGGGAGAGCGGCTGGCCGCGCGGTGGCTCGAGACCTTGCAGGCCGAGGCGCTGCGTTGGTGCGGCGCGGGCACGGTGCGCGATCTCGCCCCCGGGCGGCATTTCGAGGTGCTGGGGCATCCGGTGCGCCAGCCAGGCGCGTTCGTCGCCCTGGAAGTGACGCACCGCGCGCGCAACAACCTCGCGGCGGACGTGGCCGCGCAGATCGAGCAGCGCCTCGGTGAGCCTCCCGAGGGGCTGCGCGTACCCGGCCGCATGGCCAATGACGACGAGGAGCCGGTCTATGGCTGCGAAGTGACCGCACAGCCGATGTCCTTGCCGGTGCGGGCGGCCGCCTCGCGTCGGGGCCTCCATCCCCGGCCGACGGTGTGGGGCGGCCAGACGGCCATCGTGGTGGGCGACGGCCCCGTCCACACCGACCGTGACCACCGCATCAAGATCCAGTTCCACTGGCAACGCGGCAGCCGCGGCAGCCATCAGCTCGCCTGTGAAGACGGATGCAACGCCCCGGCGGGCGACGCCTCTTTCACGTGGGTGCGCGTGGCCGAACCCTTGGCCGGCGCCAACTGGGGCACGGTCTTCACGCCGCGCGTCGGCCAGGAAGTCGTCGTCAGCTTCCTAGACGGCGACATCGACCGGCCCGTGGTGACTGGCGTCGTCTACAACGGGCGCGGCGCAGCCGACGCCCAGGGCAACGAGGTCCTCGGCGGGGCGGTCGGCACCCACGGCAGCGCGCCCGCGTGGTTCCCCGGCGCGGCGGGGCCACACAGCGGCCCCGAAGCCTCGCCGGCGGGCGAGGGCGAGCCCCTCGCGCAGGGTCACCGGCATGCGGCCGTGCTCACCGGCTACAAGAGCCAGGAGTTGAGCTCGAGCGCCCAGGGCAACGGCGGCTACAACCAGATGGTGTTCGACGCCACACCCGGAGCCGAGCGCATCGAGCTGTCGAGCACCACCGCCGCCACCCGGCTGCAACTGGGCCACCTGCTGCACCAGGAGGACAACCAGCGCCTGCAGCCGCGCGGGCATGGGCTGGACCTGTCCACGCGGGCGTGCGGCGCACTGCGCGCGGGCGCGGGCCTGCTGCTCAGCGCCCACGGTCGCCCGCCCAGCAGCGCGCACGCTCAGCAGATGGACGCACGAGAGCCCCGGCAGGTGCTCGCGCGGGCCCGCCAGCTCACCGGCACGCTGACCAGCACCGCCCAGCAGCACCAGGCGCGGCTGGACGGCGAGGCACCGGCCGAGCGCCTGCCCGTCGTCGATGCGCAGGACGCCTTGCAGCGCAGCCTGGCACACCACGTGGACTGCGGTGCGCCCGGCGCCCCCGAGTCGCCCGACCCGCAGGCCATCGAAGGTGGCCGAGGCCGCCATGCCGCTTTCGCACGGCCCGACCTCGTCGTCTCGGCCCCTGGCGGCGTCGCCTGCTTCACGCCGGCCACGATGTGGACGAGCGCGGGCCGCACCATCGGCCTGATGGCCGGGCAGGACGTGGTTTTCAGCACGCAGCGCCATCACACCAGCGCCGTGCGAGCAGGCATCGTGTGGTTCACGGCCGGCCGTGCGCGCGAGCCGGCCAAACCCAATCAGGAGACGGGCATCGCCCTGCACGCGGCCCAAGGCAGCGTCAGCGTGCAGGCGCAAAGCGCCGCCTCGCACTGGCACGCCCAGGGCCGCATCGACATCGCCTCCACCCACGAGGCGGTACACGCCGCCGCACCCGACCACGTGCTGCTGGCTGCCGGCGGCAGCGCGTTGCGCATCGACAGCGCAGGCATCACGCTGACCACCCCGGGGCCGGCGCAGTTCAAGGCCGCGGTCAAGGAGTTGGCGGGGGCGGGGAGTGCGTCCGTTCAGGGGATGGAGCTTGAGTCGGCAGCGCTGACCATGCCGAAGCGCGAGTTGGAGGTGTTGCTGGTAGATGCGGAAGGCAATGTGCCCTCCAGTGAGCCGATCTCGTTAGTCGATTCGGCCGGCGTCCAACATCAGGCGACCGTGGCGGGCGCTGCCGCCAAGATCGCGGGATTCAAGCCGGGCCTGTCCGTGAGCCGTCAGTCGAAGCGTCGTTAG